ATAAATTATgtagttaaataattattggtttGAGGGGCCGGtggctttgatttttttccactgCACTTTTCGATTATTTCCACTGCTACCACAGGTGACACATAATTTACCGGCCGCGGCAGAGaacaaattataatgaaaaaatgtatattttataatggCTTCGctgtgtaaaaaatatatttattttaatttcctcaaaatagagttgtactatttttatttaagtttattatcgaattttcaattttttaattattatatcgGGCTCTATTGTGCTGTCTTGGCCCTGAGTCGGAGGCTAAAGAGTCTCACGACTTCTATATAtacatttaatataatatactgATTGATGCGGGGAGAGACACCAATTTTCCGCATGATATTAACGCATCGCTAAAATTCCTTCTCAATGCGGCCATTATTTTCGTCCCTCTTGTGCCCAGTGTTGGATGAATGCCACTTGCACATCGCATACACtgctttgctaaaaaattcaTGACATTCTGATTATGAAAATGTGTGTTGCTTCATGTTTATACACCCCACCACGACTGATTCGTAACCGTCAAACCGAGAACTTTCCAACTTCCAGCATCGACTTTGATAAGGAAAGAATTCTCAAGAATTCTGCGAATTCTGCtcctttgaatttaaactcgCACACCAACCCACAGTCGTCACTGTTCAACTCGACTGCGTAGCAGAGCTAGTTAAAGAGTGCATTCCAGCTCTAGCAATCGCCTTTCTTTAGCCATTTACCCAACTGCAGCCTGCCGTTGCCGTCACCACGTTACGAATTAAGTTAAATACAATTCTTACAAATCCAACTGGGACTCCTcttcaaagaattttaattccttctcATCGAGGACATTGAGGACAGCCATGGGTGGCAGAGGAAGAGGAAGGGGACGTGGTATGTACAGAATGCGCAATGCATTTGAAACATTACAATACAATTTTTCGTTCTTACAAGCCGAAAATTCTTTGAACTGACTTTATGTGCTTCGATTAtgatttttgtgtaaattttgtcCAGGGCGAGGCCAGCAGCAGGAAAAGGATGAAGAATTTCCAGCATTGGGGCGGCTGCAGATCGACAAGTCGAGTCCCGTGCAGGCGGGGCGAGGCCAGGTCGGCGGCAGCATGTCCAGGGGCTCGCCGGCGTCCAGGGGTTCGCCTGCGTCCAGGGGCTCGCCGGCGTCCAGCGGCTCGCCGGCGTCCAGGGGTTCGCCGGCGTTCAGGGGTTCGCCGGCGTCCAGCAACTGGCCGGCGTCCAGGGGTTCGCCGGCGTCTAGCGGCTCGCCGGCGTCCAGCGGCTCGCCGGCGTCCAGCAACTGGCAGGCGTCCAGCAACTGGCAGGCGTTCAGGGGTTCGCCGGCGTCCAGCGGCTCGCGCTCGTCGCCCGCGGCGAACACGCCCAGCAGGTACAGCCAGCCTTcgacgccggccggccggtcgtCCAGCACCGCCAGCAGTCAGGCGTCTACGCCGAGTAGCCCCAACAGGTTCGtagtctatttttttaacgaaaatatttttcctttgagaACTCCTGAACCATCTCTTATTTTAGTTCTCGCCCTGGCAATCGGATGGCTGTGGTGACAAACCACTTTGAGATCGAGTGGAACAAGCATATGGTCATCACAATGTACGacgtggaaattaaattgatcagTGAGGACAACACGCTGAAGGACTGTCCCAAGAAATACataaagtatatatatatttacctCCTAAAATTGTTAAACACACAGcacagcatttttttgtatctgTCGTATATTCCATCCCATTTCCCAGGCCCGGCATGTACGCGTTTGGTGAGATGGTGTGGCCCAATCAGCATCCTGCATTTGACGGCAGCAAATTACTCTTCAGCTGCGGATCAAAACTGATTAATGGGCCGGTAGGTATAGTGAGGagtcaataaattattgaaaatgtgttttagatggtcaaatttgttgctttttgtaaattttcaattgtaacATTATCCTCTAGTCCTCTTAAATGTTAATTGTCTTTACTCTTCAAATTGCCTGCGTAGTTGTaaaggcaaaaattatttgtagaaaatgaattttatttgcataaatgattaagttaaaatatgaTCTGCCTGTTTTGTCTtataaatgttttacaaaatatttctttacaaatgttttttaaattaaattgaaaaattttgttgcataTTATGTTATATCCTATTTCAACTAATAtgcgtattttaaattttaggagaCCAAAGATGTGACCGTGAGAAATGAAGATCGTTTCAACCAGTCTGGCCAAGCAGAAACCGCCAAACTGCGGATCACGGTGAAAGAGGTTAATGATGTGAGCCTATCTGAAATTGATGAGTTTGTGTGCAAGAATACAGACCAATTTCCCCAACCGGCCATCCAGGCCATCGATGTCGTCTTGCGCAACTCTGGCATGACTAGATCCGGgtctgtaaattaattttctgtattGAATTAATACATCGTGAAATGGTTCAGATTCTTCAAAGTGGGCCGCAACTTTTTCTGGTCTCCTAGAAATCCAAAGAGCCTCGGAGGCGGCATGGACCTTTGGTACGGCGTTTTCCAAAGCGCCACCCTCGGCAAAAGCACCACCCTCGGCACTGGAAGGGTCTTCCTCAATGTGGACGgtatatttttgtcaaaaaccaagaaaatatttaatttttgatggaTGACAGTGGCCCACAAGGGTTTTCCGCGTGCTCAATGGGTGCGAGACCTGGTTGCCGACCTGGGGACTCCCCCACCAAAATTCAACCAGCCTCCGCCACCGCGTTTCAACCCTGAGACTAAGTACCAGTACGGCACCAAACGTTTCCTTGATGAGCAGCTTTGTAACTTTCTCAAAGGTTTAGTTTCgtctttgattttataatcTCTGAATTGAAAAGCGTTTTGTGTACAGGTCTCAAGGTTGTGTATGAGATTCCAAACATTGCCAACTCCAAAAGGGTTTACAGAGTGAATAACGTTGTTGCTGGACCTCATGAACACAGGTGGgttccattttttaagaatttggatatttcatttgaataaattatacgTAGATTCACTCACGAGGACGAAAAAAGACATGAGAAAGAGATGACCGTGGCAAAGTACTATGCTGACGTGAGGCGAtacgaaatcaattttcccaaCTGGCCCTGTCTGCATGTGGGAAGCAGGGACAGGAAAATCTTGGTGCCCATGGAAGTGAGTTCTAAGTTTTTCAAGTtatcaaaagttttaaactaATAATTGTGTATCAGCTTTGTCGAGTAGCTCCAGATCAGGTGACAGTAAAAAAGCTGAGTGATGAACAGACCAGTAACATGGCCAAAGAAGCAGCCACCATCCCTGAATTTCGCGAAGCCAACATCTTGGCCGCCGTCAGTTGGAAATGAGATTTAAATTGatccaaaaaataatcagtcgTTTTCAGTTCAAGAGCCTGAGATTGGATGAGGACGCCTGTCTCAAGGAATTCGGTATCAATGTTCAGGCGGCGATGACTCAGGTGGAAGGCAGAGTGCTGCCTCCACCCGCCCTCAAGTACAAGTCGGGGCAGCAGATCAGGGTCAGGAACGGCCAATGGAATATGTACAGGGAGAAGTTCCAGGTGGCCGCCAAAGCTGTGCAGAAGTGGGTCATCATTGACCTCTGTGGAGCTGACGGACAGATTCAGTAAGATCCTGTCTTAATAATGTCACATGAGATATAATATAATGGACGGAAGTTTAaaaccaaaacatttttccccaatttgaatttctctttgcgtaaaattttattaaacattttaaggaTATTGACAAATAAGTTGGCTGAGACTGGAGCCAGCCTTGGCATGACTTTTGATGAAAGACCAAAAATCATTAGAAGTGGAATGCTGGACTCCATTCGCGACTTGACCCAATTCCTGGAAAACAAAGCTGAGGAAGGCCCCTTTGACCTGGCTGTCGTCCTCATTCCAGACTATGTCTCTGGACAAAGTCCATACCGTAAGCCTcaggggaaaaaattatagatcAAGGCacttatattattttttcgcagCTGTGGTGAAGCAAGTACTGGAGCTGAAGGGGAAAATGCTGACCCAGTGCATTCGAAAAACGACGATGGGTAATCTCAACAAGCCGAATGTCGTCAGCAACATCCTTCTAAAAATCAACTCCAAGCTAGACGGCAAGAACCACAGCCTGCACAAGGACAGCAGGTGTGATTCGCAAGCGAGGCTATGATTTgcactgtaaaatttattctacacTATTCAGGCCGCCCTGCTTCAATCAGATCGTGATGATCATGGGAGCAGACGTCACGCACCCGCCACCAGACTCCAAGACGTGCCCCTCAGTCGCAGCTGTGAGTTTTAATTGTTACCTCTCATGGTTTTGAATGATGAAAACAGAGCTTGATGCTTCAAGACCAActaaaatcactttttttaaattcttgtcGATTCCTgatggttaaattattttcctacgAAAAATATAGTTATGATGTGCTTTTTGCATTGCGCCTCTGCTCGCACGTCACAATACATTTTTGATCCGAAATTTGTTTCCACCCTCAGGAAGCGATtggaacaaacaaaaatgtagTTTTGGACTTAAAACAACAACCTCTTTATTTGCCAAACTATTTTGTGGATTCCGATAAATTTACGCAGTTGTTAAGATATATCTCATGGTCATTTTGAACAGTCGCAAATCTATCTGGAACATTTCTGGGGCGTTTGTTTTCTATGCATTGTAAAAAGTCTAATtagaactaaattaattaaacataaaaattcagaaaatcaaaattatgttgggtaaaaaaaacattatttccccTCATacgaaatcatttttctctttgtttaAAGGTGACTGCAAGCCACGACAAGGAAGACGTGTTCAAGTTCAACATGCAGTGGCGGCTGCAGCCGCCCAGAGTGGAGGAAATCCTGGACATGGAGAACATAACGTTGGCTCACCTCAAGTACTTTGCGTCCAAGAACGGCGGAAAATTCCCCGAACGCATCATCTTCTTCAGGGACGGTGTCAGCGATGGACAGTTTGCCATggcattacaattttaaatttgcttgagTTTAAGTTTCTAACCTCTCGTCCTTCAAAGGTGCTTCGCTTCGAACTGTCAGCCATTCTTAAGGCGTGCAGAACCATCGGGCAGACGTACCAACCGCAAATCACGTTTTTGGTGGTCCAGAAGCGACACCACACCCGGTTCTTTCCAGGCCTAAAAGATGAATTGGCTGATAAGAACGGAAACGTGCCTGCTGGCTTCGTGGTGGACGACACCATCACGCACCCGAGGGGCATGGACTTTTACCTCGTCAGCCACCAGAGCATCCGGGTATCctttaaaattctctttaGAAAAGCcctaagtaaaattaaaattattttcagggcACGTCTCGGCCGACCAAGTACAGGGTGCTGCATGACGACGCCAACATGACTGCGGACGATGTGCAGCAGCTCACCTTCTACCTGTGCCACTTGTACACCAGGTGCAACCGCAGCGTCTCCTACCCTGCTCCAA
The nucleotide sequence above comes from Cloeon dipterum chromosome X, ieCloDipt1.1, whole genome shotgun sequence. Encoded proteins:
- the LOC135945845 gene encoding protein argonaute-2-like — its product is MGGRGRGRGRGRGQQQEKDEEFPALGRLQIDKSSPVQAGRGQVGGSMSRGSPASRGSPASRGSPASSGSPASRGSPAFRGSPASSNWPASRGSPASSGSPASSGSPASSNWQASSNWQAFRGSPASSGSRSSPAANTPSRYSQPSTPAGRSSSTASSQASTPSSPNSSRPGNRMAVVTNHFEIEWNKHMVITMYDVEIKLISEDNTLKDCPKKYIKPGMYAFGEMVWPNQHPAFDGSKLLFSCGSKLINGPETKDVTVRNEDRFNQSGQAETAKLRITVKEVNDVSLSEIDEFVCKNTDQFPQPAIQAIDVVLRNSGMTRSGFFKVGRNFFWSPRNPKSLGGGMDLWYGVFQSATLGKSTTLGTGRVFLNVDVAHKGFPRAQWVRDLVADLGTPPPKFNQPPPPRFNPETKYQYGTKRFLDEQLCNFLKGLKVVYEIPNIANSKRVYRVNNVVAGPHEHRFTHEDEKRHEKEMTVAKYYADVRRYEINFPNWPCLHVGSRDRKILVPMELCRVAPDQVTVKKLSDEQTSNMAKEAATIPEFREANILAAFKSLRLDEDACLKEFGINVQAAMTQVEGRVLPPPALKYKSGQQIRVRNGQWNMYREKFQVAAKAVQKWVIIDLCGADGQIQILTNKLAETGASLGMTFDERPKIIRSGMLDSIRDLTQFLENKAEEGPFDLAVVLIPDYVSGQSPYPVVKQVLELKGKMLTQCIRKTTMGNLNKPNVVSNILLKINSKLDGKNHSLHKDSRPPCFNQIVMIMGADVTHPPPDSKTCPSVAAVTASHDKEDVFKFNMQWRLQPPRVEEILDMENITLAHLKYFASKNGGKFPERIIFFRDGVSDGQFAMVLRFELSAILKACRTIGQTYQPQITFLVVQKRHHTRFFPGLKDELADKNGNVPAGFVVDDTITHPRGMDFYLVSHQSIRGTSRPTKYRVLHDDANMTADDVQQLTFYLCHLYTRCNRSVSYPAPTYYAHHAATRAKHYYNEGRSTIDINNEKDLMEESVKLNERMKQFIQKHPMFFV